One window of Bactrocera tryoni isolate S06 chromosome 2, CSIRO_BtryS06_freeze2, whole genome shotgun sequence genomic DNA carries:
- the LOC120769768 gene encoding uncharacterized protein LOC120769768 isoform X5, which translates to MPRLRKRATNIGRRTHNAQWVYNRRLSNKMEKAVDEKLDSLTKYAPFINYLLELDNDKYKKFKDIQHWIISRKRYPMNVLQKIEQSIITQYRNLFFDDGKVPKHIMDIFNTHAHVKCFSVNLCSDDEDNAENSSDIEEDDDDVIIVSTSLNTQDNVQPPTENPNQFFKSNDEETFSTKQCSKNIEQEVSSKRALGPEPNQCVKSNEEETSSSTQCSKTKEQEVFSKVVLEPCIIDEPICLDSDDDEVLMNTVPNEGELCVEEEQLFKRRGDFIDKVEESTENKSEAIIQTKVNHSNELSKVWGKPIEVVQLHQMQKTELNLENTKINTDRWKHISEVLTKETGVDVQQLLKSINLTSSQTEKNKNKSPNEDFFSSPNCTNKSPYEDFNSSPQYTNTGVPLTPYPVVNANVIQPNIYSMQTPILPPQTPLRLNLKDPRIVKLLEKSNTLQMISMGMPVRNVTTTTELPKFEPKTYGDYKRQKAERAKKAEELRRREEANKAEDLKRIEEAKSAEELRKIEEAKRSEELRRIEEAKRSEELRKIEEAKRLEELRRIEEGKRSEELRRIEETKKAEELKRIEKAKRAEKLKGLEKAKRAEELKRIEKAKRVEELNRIEEAKKAEELKRIEEAKRAEELRGIEETKKTEELNRIEEAKRAEELKRMDETNRDTEMSSVNNQLDSFGEQQTDLRSIILNTILPYSDKILHVLKKDNDLQDLTDKIAALGNSKKGSDIKTDTNTTAVSHQISSFAVAAVNTSNQNTESANNVQNDVEEQTKCELYSKYTQKSNKRRQKENKSKLAYKRIRSISTSSSSSSTTSESSSMTSTTTSPSTSSTTTANSKRAKENQPLVYEPIIKLRRLSAETISKYTKTPASASRTINIRLVEDVRRTMKTVHHLVKEKPIKLNVKYKNIDIHMTNTNTKFCMLCKSKPSDLTNHYKRVHKIESYVARLSRSALQYLENNISFAQKLAQSTSQSVKKYKIKCAFCQDEIADKFINFYKHFSIHTGEYAFQCDVCKLEKPYEFDIQSHKCHSKSCRNAAIRTLYQYPPNVLVIYLYCCKICNFVQLNEANTFKHLRDHHDKRQDDSSCITKYILTAINDEETCEKSAELDTNYDLLMKDDDVEDIQVKNEAILEDITEKEQVESNQVPGKQQDFKATISSGLGMVELPYTKYYKYSSVLNKNPTSVQQNDERPIVLSSVENVVNSSAASCLEYIKTEYSDILPLQKENYSCKKLLQSSSKISYRQYPNGVSYFGLYKCMATDCLFSTDAKEEILQHLQEHLSSECPPEDCLLCGYCQLDAEICSTPEELIAHIQQKHQQSQFQCSVCCYRAISPSHVSEHFKHAHSEQELQFVYNCALDINLDTSAPANIAELLEENVEPLVCPLKDCVQSFQSVGWMKNHLMHAHSLTIKSESITALEKYACIFCTMNFFDLEKVKNHLARNHPDQQPYVCERVLLPEKEEDLLQNLTITFVSLPTIPAENIRHVKVKQEFGFNSTNDRSVLTRTDKASNTTDAATENQTECDTKPNLEQLVRTAEESVKLSLLKLIKNTGISPDLLYHCPQLTCGGFFSSYDLWYRHMSLRHCCLLSICPHCTNDKNTELPLLDFKEHFELHCCHLNGCFHCGETFSNEQATRDHITLAHTNINTDSATIQTAKVALYFNQSFNILLKSEQEKDRYTLLLELQEVIQNRCKYAEKLYYESLKTQWIVPVTATWLENFPSFKTNDRIKRKCFCRNCPFQTYDNELFYTHLRKTHQVNDNKFVCAKCDFHVACKNWDPIIDHIKMHVLNIHICSVCSFYHHDRQAIRAHLSQEHRFRDVPIVTLIRSSLNTQISLAIVFAQQRKTFSTINSCFCCDKSNSSWNALATHLRKTHHLTLQYFCEICDESLKLTECDVHFSNCHPTAVLRIRCHIATNTQISMDSVMPFKLTIESNANDALGVAIKEEPCDIDMDSDIELINDDDIVIANDMQMCETQKNPTVIRCVSVANLQSQHTNNGNFKTHALPQPPLPVADPKSIRCVSVANLQSQHTNNGSFEMLTLPQPPLPVPVSIPQLQPQPIQQLQLQSRLIPQFGAQTRHINPTNVTNTNTPLFTPPLAKHSKNPNFAGDYNNRPVEIFVNGTGNRLSNNYALQNFQP; encoded by the exons aataagATGGAGAAAGCAGTCGACGAAAAATTAGACAGTCTGACAAAGTATGCGccatttataaattatttgctgGAATTAGATAatgataaatacaaaaaatttaaagatatacaACATTGGATTATATCTAGAAAGAG gTATCCGATGAATGTGCTACAAAAGATTGAGCAGTCGATCATAACGCAGTacagaaatttgttttttgatgATGGG AAAGTGCCCAAACATATTATGgatatttttaatacacatGCGCACGTTAAATGCTTTAGTGTAAATTTGTGCTCCGATGACGAAGATAACGCTGAAAATTCATCTGATATTGAAGAAGATGACGATGATGTTATTATCGTGTCCACATCACTAAACACACAAGATAACGTGCAGCCGCCAACAGAAAACCCaaatcaatttttcaaaagcaaTGATGAAGAGACATTTTCAACTAAACAATGTAGTAAAAACATAGAACAGGAAGTGTCTTCCAAGCGCGCTTTAGGTCCTGAACCAAATCAATGCGTTAAAAGCAATGAGGAAGAGACATCATCATCTACGCAATGTAGTAAAACCAAAGAACAGGAAGTGTTTTCCAAGGTCGTTTTAGAACCTTGTATAATTGACGAACCAATATGCTTAGATTCGGATGACGATGAAGTATTAATGAATACAGTTCCAAACGAAGGTGAATTATGTGTCGAGGAGGAGCAACTTTTTAAGCGGAGGGGAGATTTTATAGATAAAGTTGAAGAAAGTACAGAAAACAAAAGTGAAGCAATTATTCAAACGAAAGTGAATCATTCAAATGAATTGAGCAAAGTGTGGGGTAAACCAATCGAAGTTGTGCAATTACACCAAATGCAGAAGACAGAATTAAATTTGGAGAACAcgaaaataaatacagataGGTGGAAACATATCTCTGAGGTTTTAACAAAGGAAACTGGAGTTGATGTCCAGCAATTgctaaaaagtataaatttgaCTTCgtcacaaacagaaaaaaataaaaataagtcgcCGAATGAGGATTTTTTTAGTTCACCAAATTGCACAAATAAATCACCGTATGAGGACTTTAATAGTTCACCCCAATATACAAATACAGGTGTACCTCTGACTCCTTATCCCGTAGTGAATGCCAACGTGATACAACCAAATATATACAGTATGCAAACTCCTATATTGCCACCACAAACACCGCTTAGATTAAATTTGAAAGACCCGCGAATCgttaaattattagaaaaaagtaaTACTTTACAAATGATTTCAATGGGCATGCCTGTAAGAAACGTAACTACAACAACGGAATTACCGAAATTTGAGCCAAAAACATATGGTGATTATAAACGGCAAAAAGCGGAGAGAGCTAAAAAAGCTGAGGAATTGAGGAGAAGAGAAGAAGCGAATAAAGCTGAGGATTTGAAGAGAATAGAGGAAGCAAAGAGTGCTGAAGAGTTAAGAAAAATAGAGGAAGCGAAAAGATCGGAGGAATTAAGAAGAATAGAGGAAGCGAAAAGATCAGAGGAATTAAGAAAAATAGAGGAAGCGAAAAGATTGGAGGAATTAAGAAGAATAGAGGAAGGGAAAAGATCAGAGGAATTAAGAAGAATCGAAGAAACGAAAAAAGCTGAGGAACTGAAGAGAATAGAGAAAGCGAAAAGAGCAGAGAAATTAAAGGGACTAGAGAAAGCCAAAAGAGCAGAGGAATTAAAGAGAATAGAGAAAGCGAAAAGAGTGGAGGAATTAAACAGAATAGAAGAAGCGAAGAAAGCTGAGGAACTGAAGAGAATAGAGGAAGCGAAAAGAGCAGAGGAATTAAGAGGAATCgaagaaacgaaaaaaactgAGGAACTGAACAGAATAGAAGAAGCCAAAAGAGCAGAGGAATTGAAAAGAATGGATGAAACGAACAGGGACACTGAAATGTCAAGTGTAAATAATCAATTGGATTCATTTGGTGAGCAACAAACTGATTTAAGAAGTATAATTTTGAATACTATTCTACCATATAGTGACAAAATACTACATGTCCTTAAGAAAGACAACGATTTGCAAGATCTAACCGATAAAATAGCAGCATTGGGCAATTCCAAAAAAGGATCAGATATAAAAACTGACACTAACACAACCGCAGTAAGTCATCAAATATCAtcttttgctgttgctgcagtTAATACGAGCAACCAAAATACCGAAAGTGCAAATAACGTTCAAAATGATGTAGAGGAGCAGACAAAATGCGAGCTTTACTCTAAGTACACACAAAAGAGCAATAAGCGTCGGCAAAAAGAGAATAAATCAAAACTTGCTTACAAAAGAATACGAAGTATTTCAACTTCTTCGTCTTCTTCGTCAACAACATCGGAATCGTCGTCCATGACATCGACAACAACATCGCCTTCAACCAGCTCTACAACAACTGCTAATAGTAAGAGAGCAAAAGAGAATCAACCATTGGTTTATGAGccaattataaaattaagaagACTTTCAGCGGAAACCATTTCAAAATACACAAAAACGCCGGCCAGCGCGTCAAGAACTATAAACATACGTTTAGTAGAAGACGTTAGAAGGACGATGAAAACTGTGCATCATTTGGTCAAGGAGAAACCGATCAAACtaaatgttaaatataaaaacatcgATATACATATGACCAATACTAATACGAAATTTTGTATGTTGTGTAAATCAAAACCATCAGATTTAACAAATCACTACAAAAGGGTACACAAAATCGAATCTTATGTGGCACGTCTCAGCAGATCGGCCTtacaatatttggaaaataacatTTCATTTGCACAAAAATTAGCACAAAGTACATCACAGAGtgtgaaaaagtataaaattaaatgcgCTTTTTGTCAGGATGAAATCGCAgataagtttataaatttttacaagcATTTCTCCATACACACCGGCGAATATGCTTTTCAATGTGATGTTTGCAAGTTGGAAAAACCCTACGAATTTGACATACAATCGCATAAATGCCATTCGAAGTCTTGTCGCAATGCCGCTATTCGAACACTCTACCAATATCCCCCAAACGTGCTggtcatatatttatattgttgtaAAATATGCAATTTCGTACAATTAAATGAAGCAAATACATTTAAACATTTGCGTGATCACCACGATAAACGGCAAGATGATTCGAGTTGCATAACTAAATATATACTGACAGCTATAAATGATGAGGAGACTTGCGAAAAATCCGCTGAATTAGATACAAACTATGATTTACTAATGAAGGATGATGATGTTGAAGATATACAGGTGAAAAATGAGGCCATACTAGAAGATATTACTGAAAAAGAGCAGGTAGAGTCAAATCAAGTGCCTGGTAAGCAGCAAGACTTCAAAGCCACGATTAGCAGCGGCTTAGGAATGGTTGAACTTCCGTATACAAAATACTACAAATACTCCTCTGtactaaataaaaatccaaCTTCGGTGCAACAAAATGACGAAAGACCTATAGTTTTGTCATCAGTGGAAAATGTTGTAAATTCAAGTGCTGCGTCGTGTTTAGAGTACATAAAAACGGAATACTCGGACATATTACcgttacaaaaagaaaattatagttGTAAGAAACTATTGCAAAGTTCTAGTAAGATTTCTTATCGCCAATATCCAAATGGAGTTTCTTATTTCGGCTTATACAAATGCATGGCCACGGATTGTCTATTCTCGACGGATGCTAAAGAGGAAATATTACAACATCTGCAGGAACATTTGAGCAGTGAATGCCCACCGGAAGACTGTCTACTATGCGGTTACTGTCAATTAGATGCAGAAATTTGCTCAACACCCGAAGAGCTGATTGCACATATACAACAAAAGCATCAGCAATCGCAGTTCCAATGTTCAGTTTGTTGCTATCGCGCTATTTCACCAAGTCATGTTTCAGAGCACTTTAAACATGCACACTCAGAACAAGAGTTGCAGTTTGTATACAACTGTGCGTTGGATATCAATTTAGACACTAGTGCCCCAgcaaatattgctgaattgcTGGAAGAAAATGTGGAACCGCTCGTATGTCCGCTTAAAG ATTGCGTACAAAGTTTCCAGAGCGTGGGTTGGATGAAAAATCATCTCATGCATGCGCACTCTTTAACAATCAAAAGTGAAAGTATTACAGCACTGGAAAAATATGCGTGTATATTTTGTAcaatgaatttttttgatttggaGAAGGTCAAGAATCATTTGGCTAGGAATCATCCCGACCAGCAACCTTACGTTTGCGAAAGAGTTTTACTTCCAGAAAAAGAG GAggatttattgcaaaatttaacCATAACATTTGTGTCGCTGCCAACAATACCAGCTGAAAATATCAGGCATGTAAAGGTGAAACAAGAATTCGGTTTTAACTCAACAAATGACAGATCCGTGTTAACGAGAACAGATAAAGCGAGCAATACAACCGACGCGGCTACAGAAAATCAGACTGAGTGTGACACCAAGCCAAATTTAGAGCAATTAGTGCGAACAGCTGAAGAGAGCGTCAAACTGAGTTTGctcaaattgataaaaaatactGGCATTTCCCCCGATTTACTCTATCATTGCCCACAACTTACATGCGGCGGATTTTTCTCATCCTACGACTTGTGGTATAGGCATATGAGCCTACGGCATTGTTGTCTTTTAAGTATTTGCCCACATTGTACCAATGATAAGAATACCGAGTTGCCATTGCTTGATTTCAAAGAGCACTTCGAACTACACTGTTGTCATCTAAATGGCTGTTTCCATTGCGGGGAAACATTTTCTAATGAGCAGGCAACCAGAGATCACATAACCcttgcacacacaaacataaatacaGACTCTGCGACGATACAAACAGCAAAGGTGGCACTCTATTTCAATCAatcatttaatatattattgaaatcgGAGCAAGAGAAGGATAGGTACACCCTTTTGTTGGAGCTGCAAGAAGTGATACAAAATCGTTGTAAATATGCAGAAAAGTTGTACTACGAGTCTTTAAAAACACAGTGGATTGTGCCGGTGACTGCGACGTGGTTGGAAAACTTTCCAAGTTTCAAAACTAATGACCGGATCAAACGGAAGTGCTTTTGTCGAAATTGTCCCTTCCAAACGTATGataatgaattattttatacacatttaagaAAAACTCATCAGGTTAATGATAATAAATTTGTGTGTGCGAAATGTGATTTTCATGTAGCGTGCAAAAACTGGGACCCCATTATAGATCATATAAAAATGCATGTTctgaatatacacatatgttcGGTATGCTCATTTTATCATCATGATCGACAAGCAATACGTGCACATTTGTCGCAAGAGCATCGCTTTAGAGATGTGCCGATTGTGACGCTAATACGTTCGTCGTTGAATACTCAAATTTCATTAGCCATTGTATTTGCACagcaaagaaaaacattttccaccataaacagctgtttttgttgtgataAAAGCAATAGTTCGTGGAATGCATTAGCTACACATTTGAGGAAAACTCATCATTTGACGttgcaatatttttgtgaaatctgCGACGAGTCACTTAAGCTCACAGAATGTGATGTGCATTTTAGCAACTGTCATCCAACAGCAGTGTTAAGGATTCGGTGTCACATTGCAACTAACACTCAAATATCTATGGATAGCGTGATGCCATTCAAACTCACAATCGAATCAAATGCCAATGATGCACTCGGAGTAGCAATTAAAGAAGAACCCTGTGATATTGATATGGATAGTGATATTGAACTAATTAATGACGATGATATTGTCATCGCTAATGATATGCAAATGTGCGAAACTCAGAAAAATCCGACAGTTATAAG ATGTGTGAGTGTTGCGAATCTACAAAGTCAGCACACAAATAACGGTAATTTCAAAACGCATGCATTGCCACAGCCACCACTGCCAGTTGCCGACCCTAAATCGATAAGATGTGTGAGTGTTGCGAACCTACAAAGTCAACACACAAATAACGGTAGTTTTGAAATGCTTACATTGCCACAACCACCACTTCCAGTTCCAGTATCAATACCACAGTTACAGCCACAGCCAATACAACAACTGCAATTGCAATCACGACTCATTCCACAGTTCGGGGCTCAAACGAGGCATATCAACCCGACGAACGttacaaatacaaacacgccATTGTTTACACCGCCATTAGCAAAACATAGCAAAAATCCGAATTTCGCTGGTGACTACAATAACAGgcctgttgaaatttttgtaaatggtACAG gcAATCGTCTGAGCAATAATTATGCTCTCCAAAATTTTCAACCATGA